One window of Anas platyrhynchos isolate ZD024472 breed Pekin duck chromosome 11, IASCAAS_PekinDuck_T2T, whole genome shotgun sequence genomic DNA carries:
- the CFAP161 gene encoding cilia- and flagella-associated protein 161 — MAAYGSGVLVGNWNEAAVLEEDRMRDFIRKRDRGELLMQKIGRLEENLLKKIKLSVSKDGFICFGDTVMLLSPDSESSVDNYTGACGNLTLAINLEEISIYSAVSLQAPCGVSAVKTIDPVGRNTFCLLSVDGSSVGEPIRFGQKFGLGTTGGFSDPMFYLASDHKSFIRFAKKSHLQQVFLTDELSYLTCWQAAFLDPQLRLEYEGSPVPANSKVIITHCHTNRSLAVPRNFWTRSYFGREYEVICHTYLDSHRVEEDKNYWVIVTANPGDNGTMIDRPDPQPGGIGKKEFCQETENIKIPDYK; from the exons ATGGCCGCCTACGGCTCCGGGGTGCTGGTGGGCAACTGGAACGAGGCGGCGGTCCTGGAGGAG GACCGCATGAGGGATTTCATACGTAAAAGAGACCGAGGGGAGCTGTTAATGCAGAAAATAGGCAGGCTGGAAGAGAATCTTTTAAAGAAG ATAAAGCTGTCGGTGTCTAAGGATGGATTTATTTGCTTTGGAGACACCGTGATGCTTTTGAGCCCGGACAGCGAATCCTCAGTGGACAATTACACTGGAGCGTGCGGCAACCTAACGCTGGCAATTAATCTGGAGGAAATATCCATATATTCGGCTGTGTCACTGCAAGCCCCTTGTGGAGTTAGTGCCGTCAAAACCATAGACCCTGTGGGTCGAAACACATTTTGTCTTTTAAG TGTTGATGGAAGTTCAGTGGGTGAACCCATTAGATTTGGGCAAAAATTTGGTCTCGGCACAACAGGAGGGTTTTCTGATCCAATG TTCTATCTAGCAAGTGACCATAAATCATTCATCAGATTTGCTAAAAAATCTCACCTTCAGCAAGTATTTTTGACAGATGAACTTTCTTATTTGACTTGCTGGCAAGCTGCCTTCTTGGATCCACAGCTGCGTCTTGAATATGAAGGATCTCCAGTTCct gCAAACTCTAAAGTGATTATTACTCATTGCCATACTAATCGGAGCTTAGCCGTTCCAAGGAACTTTTGGACAAG GTCTTATTTTGGAAGGGAATATGAAGTAATTTGTCACACTTACCTGGACTCCCATAGAGTTGAAGAAGATAAGAATTACTGGGTAATAGTTACAGCAAATCCCGGTGACAATGGTACTATGATTGATAGACCTGACCCTCAGCCAGGGGGAATCGGAAAGAAAGAATTTTGTCAAGAGACAGAGAATATAAAAATCCCAGATTACAAATGA